The uncultured Bacteroides sp. DNA segment ACCACGTTTTCTGATCTCAGTACCATCCGTAAATTCAATGCGGACGCATTTAATGGTGAGCTTTTCATTCGACAAAACAGGCTCATCAATAGTAACGGCATCGTTTGAAGATTCTTTCCCCACAGAAACATCCACAGGAACACTCCTCACTTGGATGGGAGCGAAAGAATTGCAGCGTATTTGTTTGTACCATTTCTCAAACTCACGGTAGGAAAAGCCATTGCTAACACAAAACCTTTCAATCGAAATTTTATTGGGCACGCCTTCCTTTTGGTAACGGCTCCACAGCAAATCATAGTCTTCTCGCTTAGGCATAATAATTGATTTATTAGTATGCCACAAAAATAGAAATTTAGGAAATACATGTCAAGAGCCGAATATTAAACGCATACTTTAAACCGAATGCGAAGGGCCGACCTTCATCTTCTATATAGTTACAGCACAGTAGCTAATTTGTACTTCGTGGCACACTTGGACGCTTACATATTATGCTCTATTAGACTTCTGACTACGTACGAACCTATAAATCCTGCTATACCAGTAACTAGTATTTTTCATGTAATAATAATGTATTATATAGTTTTAAATGTTTATCCACTACATTTAAAACTGAAAATTCTTTTTCTGCCAATTTTCTTGAGTTATTTCCCATATTAACTCTTAATTTAGCATCGCTTATTAAAATCTCAAGTTTATCAGCCAAAGAAACACTATCTTTTATTGGAATAAGGAAGCCATTGTAACCGTCAATCACAGCCTCTTTACAACCCACAGAATTTGTTGTTATTATTGGACGTCCAATTGCAGTAGCTTCAATAAGAGATTTAGGTAATCCCTCTTTATAATAGGATGGAAAAGCAACAATATGTGAGGATTTTAATAGATCTTTCACATCTGTTCTATGTCCTAACCATAAAATATATTCTCCATCACAAACAGATTCCAGTGTTTCTTTTTTTATAGCATTAGGATTTGTATCAAGTCCACCACATAATATAAATTGGACTTTATCATGATACTTTTCTTTTAATTGATTTGCGGCATCAACAAGAACAAGTACACCTTTATCTAAAACCATTCGTGCCGTCAAAATAACTTTTATCCTTCCATCACTGGTTTCAGGGGTATAATTAAATATATCCAAATCAACACCCGACCCCTTAATCATACTACATTGAAAATCATTAATTACTTTATTCTTAATAAATAAAGCTTTATCTTCAGAATTTTGGAAGATTACTTTTAAGTTATTTCTATTGTGTATAAAACGAAAAACCTTAAGCAGCATTTTTGTTATTGGTGAATTTATATGTTCATCAGAGAAAAAAACACCGCATCCGCTTACTGCATTTAAAACTCCTTTAACATTAGTTAGTTTAGCTGCTAACCCACCCCAAAGCATTATTTTCATACCTACATGATGAACAATATCAGGTTTTTCTTTTTTATAGAGTTTATATAAAAAAGAAAAAGTCTTTAGTTCCTGATAAAGATTCATCCCCGTTTTATTAATCGGTAGATTAATAAAGTCTAAACCTAAATCAATGATTTTTTCTTTAAAGCCTGTATCTTTAGCAACAATAGTAACATCATAACCTTTATCAAGAGCTGCAACAGCAATATCTTTACGATGGGATAAGAAAAAAGAATCTACATTTACAACAATAAAAAGTTTTTCCATTATATTAGGTTTTATTTTATCTCAAAAGACAATAAAATTAAGATTTCATCTGTCAACAAGCGACATAAAAGAACCAAATTTTTCTACATAGTTTCTAAAGTCAAACAAATCACTTTCTTTACAATTATCTTTTAGCTTGTTAATTGACTTTTTATTCATCGATAAGGGCACTAATAATGAATCTGCCAAACATTCTAATGATGAATTATCTAAAATATAGCCATTAAAATCATTTTTCAAATATACTCCTAAATTAGTTGATAAGTTTGTTAATACTGGAGTACCGCATGAAATAGATTCAACAAACTTTGTAGGGAAACCGGCCGTATTAGCAATGTTATTATCTCTTAAAAATATCTCAAAATCGGAATTACATACTGTATTTAATGCATCTATATGTGATACACGACCTTTAAAAGAAATTTTATCGCATATATTATCAGGTAAGCCATCTACCGAATACACATTACAATATTGATCTAATGTTAGACCAAGTATCGTAAATTTAAAATAAACAGCAGTCCTTTTATATACTAGAGCAAGAGCATCAATTATTAAGTCTAATCTATCTTTATTTCCAGTTCCTACAGAACCAGCATAAACTAAATCGACCGTATTTCTTTCATTACTTTCAGATTTTAATTCACACCATTTTTCTTGTTTTTTATCGACCAAAGGTGGAAGAAGTATAACATTTTTCATTTTTAAAGAATAAAAATTATATAAGTATTCACTTATTGCTATCATACCATCTAATTTCGGATGTAAAACTCTCATCCTAAAAAAAGTATCAAGTCCTTTAATCGTCTTAAATATAATGCTTCCTTGCGGTTCATACCATTCTGTGCAGTCTGCAATGACGGGTATATTGCATTTCTTACAATAACTATTTAAACGAAATAATGCTAACGCTGGGTAATTGTAAGCAATTACAACTGACGGAACATCTTTCATTAGTTCTATTAAATATGAAATATCTGATAAGTAATAACGCCAGTCTTTGAGCGACTTTGGATATTTAATACTATATGATGTGAATCCATAAACAATAGATTCTGTATCTTTAATATCATATTTGTCTTTTCTAGATTTATCTATTCCGACAAAAACAACATTATACCCTAACATTTTGAGTATTTTTGCATTTGTCACAACACGTTGTGCTGCAGCATTTTTATCTGGCAGTTCAAAACCGCCAATATACAAAATAGTTTTACAATATTCTTGATCCATATTTTATTTTTCGTTCCAAACAACGCGTTTAATATAGTCTGTATAAGAAAGAATAATCCTGACAACCTTATCAGAAACATTAGACATACTGTAATCAGCTACTGGACGGAAGTTTCTCTCTTCTCCTGTTTTCTGATACTGCAACTGAACCAGTCCTTGCATCACCCGTTCAGGATTCAGGCCAACCATCATTACAGAAGCCTCTTCCATTGCTTCTGGACGTTCGTGGGCTTCACGAATGTTGAGTGCACGAAAATTAAGTATAGATGATTCTTCTGAGATCGTTCCACTGTCAGAAAATACAGTCTTTGAATTGACCTGCAATGCCAGGTAATCACTCAACCCCATCGGTTTCATCAGTTTCACCTGTTCGTGGAACTGCACATTGTGCTTCTCAATCATCTTACGGGTACGTGGGTGACAGGACACAATAATCGGACAGTTAAACTTCTCAGCCACGGAATTCAGTACCGTAACCAGATTAAAGAAATTCTTTTCAGAAGCGATATTTTCTTCGCGGTGAGCCGAAACCACAAAATATTCCCCTTTCACCAAACCTAGTTTTTCCAAAACCGTAGATTTCTGCACTTTAGGCAGATATTGGTGAAGTACCTCATACATCGGACTTCCCGTCTTAATCACCCTGTCAGGTCTCAACCCTTCAGCCAAAAGATATTCACGGGCAATATCACTGTAAGTCATATTGATATCCGATGTGTGGTCTACAATCTTACGGTTGCTCTCTTCAGGCACACGTTGATCAAAACAACGGTTACCCGCTTCCATGTGAAAGATAGGGATATGACGTTTCTTAGCTGCAATGGCACACAAACAAGAATTTGTATCACCCAGTACCAGGAAAGCATCCGGTTTTTCCTGTTCCAGAACAGGATCTATATTAATCAGGATTTGTCCGGCTGTAGTCGTTGCGTTAGCACCGGCAGCATTCAGGAAATGATCCGGTTTTCTTAAACCCAGATCCTCAAAGAAAACCTCATTCAGTTCGTAATCGTAGTTTTGTCCGGTATGCACCAATATATGGTCAATGGCCTCCGAAGCGTCCAGTTTTTGCAGCACGCATGCAAGGCGTATAATTTCGGGGCGGGTACCCACCACCGTTAATACTTTTAGTTTCTTCATGTTTTATACTGTTTCAAAAAAGGTATCCCCATCTTCCGGATTATACCATTCATTAATCTCAAATTAAGTGTAAAGCGATAAAATTAAAGCTTTTAAGGCTCTCTAACAAAGACAGAATATCTGTCATTTTCTTATCAAAGTAATAAGAAACCTCATCACGCTCAATAAGTGGCAAGGTACAGAAGGAATGTTAACTAAAGCAAATTCATTTTATAAAGATTCAATTAGGTTGATAATTTTTTTAACTTGAACTCTTGGATTTTTTTGATTCAATATGAATTTTGATGCAACTTCACCTTTATTTCTTAATTCGTCTGGAGATAAACTGCAAATATTCACAATTGTTTTAGCCATACTTTGGGGTTCCTCACTATCAAAAAAATACAAATATTCTTTGTATTCAACTGGCAAGCATGATAACTCATACATCAATACAGGAGTACCACTTGCAAGATAGTCCATTGTTTTTGACGGAAAAAAATATTGTGTAAATTCAGAACTAGCAGGTACAGGATTTACGAGTATCGTGGCTGTTTTTTGTAGCTTATTCAACTCATTTTTACTCATTTGAGCAAAATATTTAATTCTTTGATCCTCTTTGCTTTTTTTCAAAATAAAATCCTTAGTTGATCCGTTCCCTCTAATCCATAATTGATAGTCATTAGAATTAATAAATTCAAATGCTTTAATAAGGTTTAATATGCCATAACGTTCACCAATATTTCCAGTATATAAAATCACCTTATGTAAATCTTTAACATTTTTTTCTTTAACATTATCTGAAAAAATACCTTCAATTACTACAAAAGGTTTTTCCCTAACATTCAAATCATCAAGCATCGATTCGGCAAGAACAACATACGAATCAAACTTTGGTATCATTGAGTATATTTTTCGGATATTACGTTTTTGAATGCCTAAAATTTTAAAAAAACGATTGCACCCCATAAATTTTGGTAAATCTGGAACAATAACACAAAGTTTAATACTCTGATCCATTTCTTTTATCATTAAAGCAGCTTCCATCAACCATTTATGAAGGCCATAAACAACAACGCATTTCGTATTTGATGTCTTCTTCAACCATTGATCAACGTTATATTTAATCAATGATAGTGGGAGCCGTCTAAGAAATGCGATATTGTTGTACCCAATGCTTTTACCCAATAATTGATTTTTGTATACATAGCTACATGATTTAACTAAAGGATCCTTGTAACCAAAGGGATATCTACTTAAAGAAGGAATTGTAATAACAGTCAAATCAACTTTATTTGCAATAAAACCCTCTATTAGAGACTCTTGTAAGTTCTGAGCTGCAAACTGATACCCACGTTTAGACTTTGCTATGAAGTAATCCTTTTGCAAATCTGAGTACAAACATCCAATAAATAATACATCCTTCATTTTATAGTCGTTTTCCGATTATTTACCGAAGACTTTTTTTTAGTAACACTAATATTACTTGGTATATTTAAGAATTTCTTAATAGACGGTCCAATTGCAGATTTCAACCTTACCATAAAAGGTTGAATAATTATTAATTCAGTTAATTTTTCAAAATTCAAGTCAACAAAACAAAGCTTAGGATGATTTAAAGGGAAAATAAGATCTCTTGTTTCAAGCTCACAAAATCTTTTAGTCATTTCATTATTCATAGAATCATGTCCATGCATAGAAAAATTATCAGCCCCTATATTGCGAATCAAGTTATATTTTGGAGCAATTCCCAAAAGATTATGCACCCTTAAAGAGTAAGCCATTTGAAAATCCCACGAAATTGGCTTTAATCCAGCCATAATTCGTGAATTTTCAAGATTCCATGATCTAATATTTTGCCGTAACAGGGTTTTGTTATTATATTTTCCCTTAACATAATCTAATAAATATGGAACACGAAATAAATCCAAATTACCATCGTAAAATTTTGTAAATTTATGAGACCATGAAGCCCAACCACAGGGAAGCATTAATTGTGTAAAAACATAATCACTACCATCAATAGGTTTATACTCTTTAAGGTAGTTTGTACCACAAACCCACATTATTCTATTATCTTCTTTGTATTTTAAGAGCATTTCACGACAAAATTGAAAAAAAGAAATTGCTGGATAATTGTCATCTTCTAGGAATATCGCAAAAGATTCACGTTGGAAAACCCATTTTGCACCTCCTGCGATATTTTCGTAAACCCCTCTATTCTTTTCAGAATAGTATTTTACAACTTCGCAGTCCCAAGTAATATGCGATTCAACAGTTTTTCGACACATTAAAACATCGGCTTTTTCTTCCTTATTTCTTGGTCCATCACCTATCAAATAAAGTTTTGCTGGTTTAATTCTTGAAATTTGATCTACAATTGCTGCAGCTTTATCGCTTCTCTTGAAGATAATTAAACATACAGGAACATCAAAATGACTCATATTTTTATTTTTCCATTTAAAAGATTACTAAATATAAAGACCATAAATATAGCCATTAACAAAATTGTTTGAGATATTGACATAATTAAGAGTAAAGCAAATAAGAGAGAACCAGCTATTTTTGAAGCCCCATTTTTATTGGAAAAATTAACACATGCTCTATGCAACATAATATAATACATTATTCCTATGGGGAGTCCAAAACTTACCAATGGAAAGAATAAACCACTTGCTAATGTTCCACTGTTAGTATAATTAGAGACTTGCATACCGCCAATAATCGGGCTATCTTCTATCATTCTCAATTGAGTCAATATAGCTCCAAAACGACTTTCATCAGAACCAATGGAAGCATTATTCAATTGATCCATTAATTTAATTCCAACAAAGTCTAAACCACTCATTAAAGCACCAAAATAACAAATTAATGCAATAAATAAAATGTATTGAATTATATTATTTTTCCCTTTTAAATTTACATAACTAAATAAGACAAATAAAAGGCTCAAAAGACCACCAGCAGAGAATGTGGTAAAGATAGCAACTATAAACAGAACAGTTAGATAAATATTATTTCTATTAAAAATAATATTTATAAAAAGAGCTAAATTTAAAAAGACAGCAAACAATCCAGGTTCCCAAAAGGGACCTGAGTTTCTAAAAAGAAAACCAATTGAGCTTAAAGATGTTGCGTTTCTTTGGAAATTATAGATGACAAAATTAACACCTCCACCTTCTTGTATAGCTGTTTTATTGTTAAGAGATGGGAAATTTGGACATACAACATTGACAAGGTAATCATTTATTTGTGGAATTTGAGAAAGAAAGAAAATAACTGTACTAGATATAGCAATAAATGTCATTATAAATAAAAAGGAGTTCTTAAAATTGTCTTTTAACAAAAAGCCTATATATATATATGTAATAAAATATAACAAACGATTAAATACTCCATAAATGGAATAACCTGGCAAAAATAAAGCCTGAAATAAGAACAAAATAAAAAATAAAAATATTACAACATTAAACTGACGAGCCAAGATAAATATTTTTTTAAAACATACTATCACTATAAATATAGACAGTATTATGATAGGAGTATCACTTCTAAAAAAATACTCAAAAGTTGTAAAAGCCAACAACAAAAATAGAAAAAGCCTCTGAACATAAAAATTCTGTATTATTTGTCCCATATACCAGTCGCTGTTTTATTTACAATTTTTTTACATTGGATTTTGGACCAAACATAATTGAAAAAAAAGACCACAGAATTGGCTATTAATACACCAGTCAAACCCATTGACTTTCCAAGTAAAAAAGCAAAAGGGATATAGCAAATTGCAATACAACCAGTAATAATCATTTGTGCATACACTTTTCCAACTCCATTTATGATTGTCCCATATACTTTGTAAAGCATATCAAAAGATAGATATAATAAAACAAGAGATGAAGTTGAATAACTTATATCTATCGTATTTTCACCAAGCCAGAAATTGTAAATTGGTTTAGAAAAGAAAACCATAAAACAACCGAAAGCAATTGAAGCTAGACTAACTTTTCTTGTATAGCTGATAGTTTTTTTAATCCATTCATAATCCTTTCTTACATATGCATCAGTTGTTGCTGACCATATAGGCGTTATAACAATATTAAAAATCATTGTTAACACACTAATATATTTAAATGCTAAATTATACTCTACAACAGCTTCTGGTCCTACAGATCTGGCAATAATTATACTATTTGCCTGAAATAAAACTATTGAGATTATTTGTAAAATGAAAAATTTAACCCCTAGAGAGAGAATACTATTAACTGATTTAAGTTCAATCATTTTAAAAGTCGGCGCTATTTCTTTAAGTCGGCCTGCAAATAAAACAATTGAACCAATAAACAAGACTAAAGGCGGTACTAAACAATTTACTGCACCGATTTGAAAAACAGATGTAACATCAAAAATATACACTTGGAGAAATAGCATAATAAAAGCTAATATCTGTCCAATTAATAAAAAAAAAGACTGAAGTGCAGGTAATTGATAAGCATACAATATTGAATTAAGTAAACCGAAAAGAAATTGAATGCTAAAAGCAATAAATACAATATTTGCAAGCCTCATAATTTCACCAGCGTCACTGCTAGGTGAATTGAGTACACCTTTCCAATTAATAAATGAACTTGAGGCTAAAAATATCAAAATTAATACTCCTACATAGATTAGCAATGCAGCATAACAACTACTTACTGCTTTTTTGGCACTATTAATATCACCTTCTGCAATATAACCTGAAAGTTTGTTT contains these protein-coding regions:
- a CDS encoding MATE family efflux transporter, which produces MLNIVITINNKIFNTDARSSKMRKNTIVMIGIRGVSILVSLLSAPIMLHHVNRADYGVLLTLTSVVSWVSMMDIGLGNGLRNKLSGYIAEGDINSAKKAVSSCYAALLIYVGVLILIFLASSSFINWKGVLNSPSSDAGEIMRLANIVFIAFSIQFLFGLLNSILYAYQLPALQSFFLLIGQILAFIMLFLQVYIFDVTSVFQIGAVNCLVPPLVLFIGSIVLFAGRLKEIAPTFKMIELKSVNSILSLGVKFFILQIISIVLFQANSIIIARSVGPEAVVEYNLAFKYISVLTMIFNIVITPIWSATTDAYVRKDYEWIKKTISYTRKVSLASIAFGCFMVFFSKPIYNFWLGENTIDISYSTSSLVLLYLSFDMLYKVYGTIINGVGKVYAQMIITGCIAICYIPFAFLLGKSMGLTGVLIANSVVFFFNYVWSKIQCKKIVNKTATGIWDK
- a CDS encoding glycosyltransferase family 2 protein; this translates as MSHFDVPVCLIIFKRSDKAAAIVDQISRIKPAKLYLIGDGPRNKEEKADVLMCRKTVESHITWDCEVVKYYSEKNRGVYENIAGGAKWVFQRESFAIFLEDDNYPAISFFQFCREMLLKYKEDNRIMWVCGTNYLKEYKPIDGSDYVFTQLMLPCGWASWSHKFTKFYDGNLDLFRVPYLLDYVKGKYNNKTLLRQNIRSWNLENSRIMAGLKPISWDFQMAYSLRVHNLLGIAPKYNLIRNIGADNFSMHGHDSMNNEMTKRFCELETRDLIFPLNHPKLCFVDLNFEKLTELIIIQPFMVRLKSAIGPSIKKFLNIPSNISVTKKKSSVNNRKTTIK
- a CDS encoding glycosyltransferase; translated protein: MKDVLFIGCLYSDLQKDYFIAKSKRGYQFAAQNLQESLIEGFIANKVDLTVITIPSLSRYPFGYKDPLVKSCSYVYKNQLLGKSIGYNNIAFLRRLPLSLIKYNVDQWLKKTSNTKCVVVYGLHKWLMEAALMIKEMDQSIKLCVIVPDLPKFMGCNRFFKILGIQKRNIRKIYSMIPKFDSYVVLAESMLDDLNVREKPFVVIEGIFSDNVKEKNVKDLHKVILYTGNIGERYGILNLIKAFEFINSNDYQLWIRGNGSTKDFILKKSKEDQRIKYFAQMSKNELNKLQKTATILVNPVPASSEFTQYFFPSKTMDYLASGTPVLMYELSCLPVEYKEYLYFFDSEEPQSMAKTIVNICSLSPDELRNKGEVASKFILNQKNPRVQVKKIINLIESL
- a CDS encoding glycosyltransferase, producing the protein MDQEYCKTILYIGGFELPDKNAAAQRVVTNAKILKMLGYNVVFVGIDKSRKDKYDIKDTESIVYGFTSYSIKYPKSLKDWRYYLSDISYLIELMKDVPSVVIAYNYPALALFRLNSYCKKCNIPVIADCTEWYEPQGSIIFKTIKGLDTFFRMRVLHPKLDGMIAISEYLYNFYSLKMKNVILLPPLVDKKQEKWCELKSESNERNTVDLVYAGSVGTGNKDRLDLIIDALALVYKRTAVYFKFTILGLTLDQYCNVYSVDGLPDNICDKISFKGRVSHIDALNTVCNSDFEIFLRDNNIANTAGFPTKFVESISCGTPVLTNLSTNLGVYLKNDFNGYILDNSSLECLADSLLVPLSMNKKSINKLKDNCKESDLFDFRNYVEKFGSFMSLVDR
- the wecB gene encoding UDP-N-acetylglucosamine 2-epimerase (non-hydrolyzing), with amino-acid sequence MKKLKVLTVVGTRPEIIRLACVLQKLDASEAIDHILVHTGQNYDYELNEVFFEDLGLRKPDHFLNAAGANATTTAGQILINIDPVLEQEKPDAFLVLGDTNSCLCAIAAKKRHIPIFHMEAGNRCFDQRVPEESNRKIVDHTSDINMTYSDIAREYLLAEGLRPDRVIKTGSPMYEVLHQYLPKVQKSTVLEKLGLVKGEYFVVSAHREENIASEKNFFNLVTVLNSVAEKFNCPIIVSCHPRTRKMIEKHNVQFHEQVKLMKPMGLSDYLALQVNSKTVFSDSGTISEESSILNFRALNIREAHERPEAMEEASVMMVGLNPERVMQGLVQLQYQKTGEERNFRPVADYSMSNVSDKVVRIILSYTDYIKRVVWNEK
- a CDS encoding glycosyltransferase family 4 protein, with the translated sequence MEKLFIVVNVDSFFLSHRKDIAVAALDKGYDVTIVAKDTGFKEKIIDLGLDFINLPINKTGMNLYQELKTFSFLYKLYKKEKPDIVHHVGMKIMLWGGLAAKLTNVKGVLNAVSGCGVFFSDEHINSPITKMLLKVFRFIHNRNNLKVIFQNSEDKALFIKNKVINDFQCSMIKGSGVDLDIFNYTPETSDGRIKVILTARMVLDKGVLVLVDAANQLKEKYHDKVQFILCGGLDTNPNAIKKETLESVCDGEYILWLGHRTDVKDLLKSSHIVAFPSYYKEGLPKSLIEATAIGRPIITTNSVGCKEAVIDGYNGFLIPIKDSVSLADKLEILISDAKLRVNMGNNSRKLAEKEFSVLNVVDKHLKLYNTLLLHEKY